In Flavobacterium sp. CS20, a single window of DNA contains:
- a CDS encoding cysteine desulfurase family protein has protein sequence MKNIYFDSATTSQMRDEVIEAMSQSMQECYGNPSSTHAFGRKAKSKIEACRKDIAKTLRVTPGEIIFTSGGTEADNMVLKCAVFDLDVQRIITSRIEHHAVLNTAQFLEAQANIKVEYVNLDQNGQVDLNHLEKLLADDSHKTLVSLMHINNEIGNKLDLKTVSDLCQNHDALLHSDTVQSIGHFEIDLEDCPLDFLAVSAHKFHGLKGVGFAYINKKHRLASLIQGGEQERGHRAGTENVSGIIGLHKAFNLAYENLKTESAYIKELKRYFIQKLEVHIDGIMFNGLCKDLDQSTYTVINFSLPISEAKAGMLLFQLDLKGIACSQGSACQSGSQQGSFVLNEIYGAEKAKTPSLRFSLSHYNTKEEIDYAVEVLSEFVKTDKVEL, from the coding sequence ATGAAAAACATATATTTTGATAGTGCGACAACGTCTCAAATGCGTGATGAAGTCATTGAAGCTATGAGTCAAAGTATGCAAGAATGTTACGGCAATCCTTCATCAACTCACGCCTTTGGTCGTAAAGCCAAGTCAAAAATTGAAGCTTGCCGAAAAGATATTGCTAAAACTTTAAGGGTTACGCCTGGCGAAATTATATTTACATCTGGTGGCACCGAAGCCGACAATATGGTATTGAAATGTGCTGTTTTTGACCTTGACGTCCAACGCATCATCACTTCCAGAATTGAACATCACGCTGTGCTTAACACTGCTCAATTTTTAGAAGCTCAAGCCAATATTAAAGTTGAATATGTCAATTTAGACCAAAACGGACAAGTCGATTTAAATCATCTCGAAAAGCTTTTGGCTGACGATTCACACAAAACTTTAGTGAGTTTGATGCACATCAATAATGAAATTGGTAATAAATTAGATTTAAAAACTGTATCAGATTTGTGCCAAAATCACGATGCACTTTTGCATTCTGACACTGTTCAATCTATTGGTCATTTTGAAATTGATTTAGAAGATTGTCCTTTAGATTTTCTGGCTGTTAGCGCTCACAAATTTCACGGGCTAAAAGGTGTAGGTTTTGCCTATATCAACAAGAAACACAGGCTGGCATCATTAATTCAAGGTGGCGAGCAAGAACGCGGTCATCGTGCTGGTACTGAAAATGTGTCAGGCATTATTGGGTTGCACAAAGCTTTTAATCTTGCTTATGAAAATTTAAAAACTGAAAGTGCTTATATAAAAGAACTTAAACGTTACTTTATCCAAAAGTTAGAAGTGCATATTGATGGAATTATGTTTAATGGCTTGTGCAAAGATTTAGACCAAAGCACTTATACAGTTATCAACTTCAGCCTGCCAATTTCAGAAGCTAAAGCTGGCATGTTATTGTTTCAACTCGACTTAAAAGGCATAGCTTGCTCACAAGGCAGTGCTTGCCAAAGCGGAAGCCAACAAGGTTCTTTTGTTCTTAATGAAATTTACGGTGCTGAAAAAGCCAAAACACCTTCACTTCGATTTTCGCTGTCACACTACAACACTAAAGAAGAAATAGATTATGCAGTTGAGGTGCTTTCTGAGTTTGTGAAAACGGATAAAGTGGAGTTGTAG
- a CDS encoding cupin-like domain-containing protein, giving the protein MIQKLNTQLVERVKNISAQDFIQHYVKPQKPVVIENLIEDWPAKELWSLDYFKVIAGDLEVPLYDSRPVTSEFKYNEPQAKMKMSEYIDLLQSQPTDLRLFLFNLIKERPKLQEHIKMPDVGLKLFKDLPFLFIGGQNSKVFMHYDIDLANILHIHLKGEKQCLIFPPSETKYLYKVPNSLVTNDDIDFTNPDFETYPALAYAKGYTTNLSSGETLYMPEGYWHHMHYITPGFSISLRALARKPKHLGKAVYNIIVMRSIENLMRKWKGDKWLKAKQKASIINTHKSLNL; this is encoded by the coding sequence ATGATTCAAAAACTCAATACTCAACTTGTTGAACGGGTTAAAAACATATCAGCACAAGATTTTATTCAACACTACGTCAAGCCACAAAAACCTGTAGTGATTGAAAACTTAATTGAAGATTGGCCAGCAAAAGAATTATGGTCACTTGATTATTTTAAGGTCATAGCGGGAGATTTAGAAGTGCCACTTTATGATTCAAGACCTGTTACATCAGAGTTCAAGTATAATGAGCCACAGGCTAAAATGAAGATGTCTGAATATATTGATTTACTACAAAGTCAACCCACAGATTTACGTTTGTTTTTATTTAACCTTATCAAAGAACGACCAAAATTACAAGAGCATATCAAAATGCCTGATGTAGGATTAAAATTGTTTAAAGATTTACCTTTCCTCTTTATAGGTGGGCAAAACTCAAAAGTGTTTATGCATTACGATATTGATTTAGCCAATATTTTACATATTCATTTAAAAGGAGAAAAACAATGTCTAATTTTTCCACCATCAGAAACCAAATATCTTTATAAAGTTCCAAATTCATTAGTGACCAACGACGACATAGATTTTACTAATCCTGATTTTGAAACCTATCCTGCTTTGGCTTATGCAAAAGGCTACACCACAAACTTATCCTCAGGCGAAACGCTATATATGCCCGAAGGTTATTGGCATCATATGCATTATATAACTCCTGGATTCTCTATAAGTCTTAGAGCCTTAGCACGCAAACCTAAACATCTTGGTAAAGCTGTTTACAATATTATTGTTATGCGGAGTATAGAAAACTTGATGCGAAAATGGAAAGGTGATAAGTGGCTTAAAGCTAAACAAAAAGCTTCTATCATAAATACGCACAAATCTTTGAATTTGTAA
- the pdeM gene encoding ligase-associated DNA damage response endonuclease PdeM, whose product MELQLLQNNFILHQYGSLFWKEQNMLIVADLHLGKIEGFRKHANAIPNLSNAVDYIHLEQNITQFLPQKVVFIGDLFHSTLNKSWSIFQAWVQHQPVEFVLISGNKDFNPVTHFQDLGFQIAQQLDISDFRLTHKPEDTDELFNICGYIHPGYKLRSKTKQQLNLPCFYQKSNQLILPAYGSISGNSNITPKNDEHIYVLSDQSVEQVV is encoded by the coding sequence TTGGAGTTACAATTATTACAAAATAATTTTATATTACATCAATACGGTTCTCTGTTTTGGAAAGAGCAAAATATGCTAATTGTAGCCGACTTACATCTCGGCAAAATTGAGGGTTTCAGAAAACATGCTAATGCTATACCAAATTTATCCAATGCAGTAGATTATATTCATTTAGAGCAAAATATCACCCAATTTTTACCTCAAAAAGTTGTTTTTATAGGCGATTTATTCCATTCCACACTCAACAAATCTTGGTCTATTTTTCAAGCTTGGGTACAACACCAACCTGTTGAATTTGTATTAATTTCTGGAAATAAAGATTTTAACCCTGTTACGCATTTTCAAGATTTAGGTTTTCAAATTGCACAACAGCTTGATATTTCTGACTTTCGCTTAACTCACAAGCCTGAAGATACAGACGAATTGTTCAACATTTGTGGATACATTCATCCTGGTTATAAATTGCGTAGCAAAACCAAACAACAACTCAACCTTCCATGCTTTTATCAAAAGTCAAATCAGCTTATTCTGCCAGCTTACGGTAGCATTTCGGGCAATAGCAATATCACACCCAAAAACGACGAGCACATTTACGTATTATCAGACCAAAGTGTTGAACAAGTTGTTTAG
- a CDS encoding M1 family metallopeptidase → MIKRNLLLLLGLLVSFNFYAQEQPQKEEGHTNQNKFRQLYQEFSTPNQYRTASGAPGPAYYQNTADYKMDIRLDENTKEIFGEETITYTNNSPDDLEYLWVQLDQNIRKKDSPAKDKNGSGFNPVLRPSSIVSEYMDEPFDGGFNIENVSKDGKPLPYSINQTMMRVEMSENLAPGESFTFDIKWNYKINNRLKDGGRSGYENFEEEDNAMFIIAQFFPRMAVYNDVEGWQNYQFWGSGEFALPFGNYEVNITVPADHIVEATGKLQNRKKVYSKQMMQRYEKALKSFDKPVVIVTEEEARENEKTKTKNTKTWTYKAENVRDFAFTSSRKYILDMMNVKVGSKTAMAVSVYPKEGNPLWEEWSTKAVAETLKTYSKHTFDYPYHKAVSVHGKSIGMEYPMICFNFGRPNEDGSYSDETRYRMLGVIIHEVGHNFFPMIVNSDERQWGWMDEGINSFVEFLTEQQMGKDYPELLNDNNVYPSRRGFPFKIVDYMKGSQDFMTPIMSNPEQVYQLGNNAYGKPATALNILRETVMGPEKFDYAFKTYAQRWMFKHPTPEDFFRTMEDASAIDLDWFWRGWFYTTDYVDIGIKDVKTYKLTDKITKEGKEYFAQFGITEPENNPKLKGLVYVVPADSEEAKASASSEDNLKNSQNLKTFLMDNFTAEERRNLKELPKYFYEITFNKPGGLVMPVIVEYTYEDGSKELKKYPVQVWRKNDNQISKTIGSQKKITNIQLDPNLETADIDVSNNS, encoded by the coding sequence ATGATAAAACGCAATTTGCTTTTGCTATTAGGACTTCTCGTGAGTTTTAATTTTTATGCACAAGAACAACCCCAAAAAGAAGAAGGTCACACCAACCAAAACAAATTCAGACAACTTTACCAAGAATTTTCAACGCCAAACCAATACCGAACAGCTTCTGGTGCACCTGGTCCAGCGTATTATCAAAACACAGCCGATTATAAAATGGACATCAGGCTTGATGAAAATACCAAAGAAATATTTGGAGAAGAAACCATTACCTACACCAACAATTCACCCGATGATTTGGAATATCTCTGGGTTCAACTCGACCAAAATATCAGAAAAAAAGACAGTCCGGCTAAAGATAAAAATGGCAGTGGGTTCAACCCTGTTTTAAGACCAAGCTCAATTGTTTCAGAATATATGGACGAACCATTTGATGGCGGTTTTAATATTGAAAACGTTTCTAAAGATGGCAAGCCTTTGCCTTATAGCATTAACCAAACCATGATGAGGGTTGAAATGAGTGAAAACTTAGCACCTGGCGAAAGTTTTACCTTTGATATCAAATGGAATTATAAAATCAATAACAGATTAAAAGATGGTGGCCGTTCAGGTTATGAAAATTTTGAAGAAGAGGATAATGCCATGTTTATTATTGCTCAATTTTTTCCGAGAATGGCAGTTTACAACGACGTAGAAGGTTGGCAAAATTACCAATTTTGGGGTTCTGGCGAGTTTGCTTTGCCTTTTGGCAATTACGAAGTCAATATCACGGTTCCCGCAGACCATATTGTTGAAGCCACTGGCAAACTTCAAAATCGCAAAAAAGTATATTCTAAACAAATGATGCAACGCTACGAAAAAGCCTTGAAATCTTTTGATAAACCCGTCGTCATTGTTACTGAAGAAGAAGCCCGAGAAAACGAAAAAACTAAAACGAAAAACACCAAAACATGGACTTATAAAGCTGAAAATGTCAGAGATTTTGCTTTCACTTCTTCACGTAAATATATTCTCGATATGATGAATGTCAAAGTTGGTAGCAAAACCGCTATGGCAGTTTCAGTTTATCCCAAAGAAGGCAATCCATTGTGGGAAGAGTGGTCAACCAAAGCTGTTGCCGAAACCTTAAAAACTTACAGCAAACATACTTTTGATTACCCTTATCATAAGGCGGTTTCGGTACACGGTAAAAGTATAGGTATGGAATACCCAATGATATGTTTTAATTTTGGAAGACCAAATGAAGATGGATCTTATAGCGATGAAACCCGGTATAGAATGCTTGGCGTAATCATTCATGAAGTAGGTCATAATTTCTTTCCAATGATAGTCAATAGCGATGAGCGTCAATGGGGTTGGATGGACGAAGGGATCAATTCTTTTGTCGAATTTTTAACCGAGCAACAAATGGGAAAAGACTATCCTGAGCTTTTAAATGACAATAATGTCTATCCATCAAGACGTGGTTTCCCATTCAAAATTGTTGATTATATGAAAGGCTCTCAAGATTTTATGACCCCTATCATGTCCAATCCAGAACAAGTGTATCAGTTAGGAAACAACGCTTATGGCAAACCTGCAACAGCTCTCAATATATTAAGAGAAACCGTTATGGGACCTGAAAAATTTGACTATGCATTCAAAACATATGCCCAACGTTGGATGTTTAAACACCCAACACCTGAAGACTTTTTTAGAACTATGGAAGACGCCTCAGCGATTGATTTAGACTGGTTTTGGAGAGGTTGGTTTTATACTACAGATTATGTTGATATTGGTATTAAAGACGTAAAAACCTATAAACTTACCGATAAAATCACCAAAGAAGGTAAAGAATACTTTGCACAATTTGGTATTACTGAACCAGAAAACAATCCTAAACTCAAAGGTTTAGTCTATGTTGTCCCAGCCGATTCTGAAGAAGCTAAAGCATCTGCATCTTCTGAAGATAACTTAAAAAATTCTCAAAATCTCAAAACTTTCTTGATGGATAATTTTACTGCCGAAGAACGCCGTAATCTTAAAGAATTGCCTAAATATTTTTATGAGATCACATTCAATAAACCTGGCGGTTTGGTCATGCCAGTCATCGTTGAATACACCTATGAAGATGGCAGTAAAGAATTGAAAAAATACCCTGTTCAAGTGTGGAGAAAAAACGACAATCAAATCTCAAAAACCATCGGTAGTCAAAAGAAAATCACCAATATCCAGTTAGACCCTAATTTAGAAACCGCTGATATTGATGTGTCAAACAATTCTTAG
- a CDS encoding DUF6702 family protein: MIKYITLSLIVFTQFFTALNHKYYVGLTEIKFNPDKERLEIISRLFYNDFEKVLKARYGKDIVLKPSEQSKNVETFIKMYFDKKLSITTDNQVQTISYLGYKFDEDRINIYLKITNIQNFKNIKVQNLLLTDVFEDQKNIVHCFKLQQKKSVLLTRFDSEAVLKFN, translated from the coding sequence ATGATTAAATACATCACACTAAGTCTCATTGTTTTTACTCAATTTTTTACTGCATTAAATCATAAATATTATGTGGGTTTAACTGAAATTAAATTCAACCCAGATAAAGAACGACTTGAAATTATCTCTCGTTTATTTTACAACGATTTTGAAAAGGTTTTGAAAGCTCGATATGGAAAAGACATCGTGCTTAAACCCTCAGAACAATCTAAAAATGTAGAAACTTTCATCAAAATGTATTTTGATAAAAAACTTAGTATCACAACAGATAATCAAGTACAAACAATTTCATATCTCGGTTACAAATTTGACGAAGACCGTATCAATATATATTTAAAAATCACTAACATTCAAAATTTTAAAAACATCAAAGTTCAAAATCTTTTACTTACCGATGTCTTTGAAGATCAAAAAAATATTGTGCATTGCTTTAAACTTCAACAAAAAAAAAGCGTCCTATTAACACGCTTTGATTCTGAAGCGGTGTTAAAATTTAATTAG